The Cryptomeria japonica chromosome 2, Sugi_1.0, whole genome shotgun sequence region AGTCTCTGTGAATAATCTCTGTCAATCAGAAGCTTTGAAATCTGAAGAAGAAGACTGAATCATAACACCATTGAAGCACCAATGTGATTCCTTAATGAATCCACCAAATGATCTCTTCCAAATTGGGTCTTTCACCAACATAGAAGATGTTCCTTGCAAGGAATTCCGTTGTCACAAAGCCATAGAATGAACAAGTTCAACCAGCAAACAAGGTTTTCAAAATATCAAATCAAGCATGTGAAACGAGCTCTCAAAACTTGCTTTTATATCTCTCCCAAAAAGCTATTACCCTTTTTGCTTTctctttttaatttaatttttaaatcactATGTTTCTCAAAGTGGCAGCCTATTCCAGTTAGaccctttttaataaatatttgcACCATTATTTTAATAACTGGGTAGTCCCTTATGCCGCAAATTGATCTTGATGAAGAGGAGAACTTGACAGTTGGGGCAACAAATTTGTTCTTTGGAATAACGACATTGGTCATTCTTAGCCTCTACATAGCTTTTCTCTTCTGAATGCCATCCAACTAATGATGAAAATTGGGGAGATGACAACCACATGGTTACCAAtcttaaaaattcttaagaaatgcATGTATTTGATCAGCCAGATAATGGATTTAATGCAGAAGTTTGAAATTTGGCGAGTTGAAAATGTGTGTAACAATACCAAATGGTGGTTTAAGGGAAGGAGTTTGACCAATTTGAGTTCTCGTGGGAACAACTCCTGGAGATCAACACTTGAAAAAAGGGGAGTGACCAGTATCAATTTAGGCTAAGTTGCTAGATTCTTCTGGAAAATCGTTGGGTCCTTGTTTGGTTCTGTCCGAAGTTTAGTCCGTTATAAATTCGCTCCAAATTCATCCAGGGTCCCGAATTTGCTTTGTGGGTTTGCTGAGAAGGACCCAAGGCAAATTTTGGGGAATTTCCAGCGAATTTCAAATTCAGCGGCAGAACCCAGGCTGAATTTTGGCAATTAAACACTtttttaaaagatatttttattgcCTATTTTGGTCAACTTGACCACTCTAAAATAGACAACTAAAAAGGCCAAAAAGGTAGAACATATCTCATTTGCATTTGTGAATGAAAAGAAAAACTTCTTGACTACATTGCTAAACTTTCATGTTTGCTTGTCATTGCTGAGGGATTGTTGAAGGGTGATTGTTGCATGCTCTAAGCTGGTTTGTGAGCTATTCCTACATGGTTGCAAGTGTTGAGAACTcctcaaagacattgaagaggaagaTCTCAACAAAAGAGGtaggtttttgttgattttgtttgtttttaaatttttctttgcatttgttttacaaaatgaaatgattctctagttttattttattttttcattttggtttgtggCTTTGTATGTTGTTTATAGATTCATAGAATGGCAAGTGCTTCTACCACTGGGAACTCCCGGTTCAAAACAGATCCGGGCTCTCCACTATGGAAATATGTGGAAATGGTTCAGCAACTGCTAGGTGGAGGAGGTTTCCTTTGGATTTGTAGCCATTGCAAAGAGGAATACAAAAGCTCTTATAGTAGAGTGAAAGCACATTTGTGCTTTATGCCTCAGAAAGGCATCAAGTTTTGTCTAGGCAATCCAAGAGTTCCAGGGCAGCCTCCAATTGAAACCCTTCTTGCAAACTCTATTGCACTAAAATATATTGAAGAGCAAAGATAAGTAGATGAAGCAACTAGGAATGCAAATGTTCATCCTTTGGAAAGGTCTAGAAGTAAAAAAGAAGTGAAGGCCTCTATGGCTTCAACTTCCAATGAAGAACCCGTAGAGGGCCATCCATTTTGCATCTTCCTCAAGAATAGGTGACAAATAAGAGAGCAAAGGAGCCCTTGGAAATGTCATTTAACAATGAGGCTAGACACATTGTCAAGCAAGACATAGCTAGATGCATCTTTGCAAATGGATTCGCATCAATGTTGTTCGCTCATCGTATTGGCAAAAAATGGTGAGATCAATTAATGAGGCTCCAAGGGGTTCAAGGGCCCGGGTTATGAGAAGGTGCATACCACTTTATTGGAAAAAGAGGTGAAACATGTAGAGGATTCCTTGACGCCCATCAAGGATTCATGGATCGAAACAGGTGTGTCCATAGTATCAAATGGATGGAAAGATGCAAGAAATCGCCCTTTGGTCAATGTTATTGCATTGTCCACGAGAGGTGCTATGTTTCTGAGAGCAGTGGATTGTGAAGGGCAAGTGAAAGACGGTCTATTTGTTGCAAACATTCTTTTCCAAGCCATTGAGCAAGTTGGCCCTCAAAATGTTGTTCAGGTGATAATAGACAATGCCAAAAATTGTAGGGCTGCCGAGTTATTGGTTGAGGAGCACTACaaacacattttttggacaccttgtgctgtccactcACTCAATCTAATACTGCAAAAAATTGGCAATAAAGTTGAGTGGATCAAATAAATGTATGGTGTGCCCaggagatccaaatgttcatcacgaACCACCATATGTCGCAAGCCATATTTAGACAATTCTCGAGATTGGAGCTCTTGAAGGTaagttatttaaaatttaaatatgtttTAGACTTTAGTTTAGTaaactttttaattttttaattttaatttattattattttgattttgaaatagatTGCTGAGACTCGTTTTGCCTCCAACACTATTGTTTTGAGATGTCTTGTGAAGGTTAAAGAGGCATTGTCTAGAATGGTAACCAGTGCTAATTGGAGCATATGGAGGCAATCTAGTAGTACAAAGGCAGCTGTCATTAAGGTAATGATACTAGATGACTCTTGGTGGGATCGTGTTGAGTACCTCCTAAAATTTACTGAGCCTATATTGAGCATGATCCGATACACTGCATGGATAGGCCTTGCTTGGgtgaggtatatgatggcattgactccatGATTGAGGATatgaaaaaattcataaatgaGAAAGAGCAATATCTTGAAGAAACATTCTTCAAGGAACTACAGAAAATCATGGTGGAAAATGGAACAGAATGACTACTCCTTTGCATCTCCTTGCCTTTGCATTGAGCCTCAAGTACTATAGTCGGGCGGTCCTTAATAAGAGTAGCAGTAGAGTTGCTCCATATAGAGATCATGAAGTTGCTATTGGGTACAAGGCAGCCCTTCATAGACTCTGTTTCCAAATTCCATGCAGCCTGTGGTGAGATCTGAATTTATGAGTTTCGCAAGCATCGATGATTGTGGTATTGAGGCTCTTGAAGACAAGGAAAGTGTCGATTCTCATAaatggtggtacttccatggagaAATATACCAGCACCTACAACCCCTTGCCATCAAAGTTTTGTCACAAGTAAGTTCTTAAGTCTTAAGATTCTAATTTCTAAATCCTTCATTCTTGTTGATGAATAttgaatttatatttaaaatttgtaTTCATAACTCTTAactctcaaatttcaaatttgaaaatcttgATTGGTTGCTAGTTCATCATCATTCAAgaggaattggagcacatactccatCCACTCAATAAAATGTAATAGACTACATTCCAAGAAGGCAGAAGACTTGGtctatgtgcattcaaacttgagGCTTCTAACACACAAGACAATACCTACAAAAAGGGGAGGCAAAGCATTGGGATGTTGAACCAGAGCATGTAGAGTTGGATGATTCAATTGCCCGCCTTGATGCACTTggagttgatgatgatgatcatgagctaCCTAGTGATCATGAGGCTGCTCTTGAAGCTGAGATTGCTAGTACCACTGCCAGTGGCATTGCTTGTGCTTCTAATAGTAATTTGCCacaagaggatgatgatgatatgtttgatgatttttgatgatatttgatagtgatggctgattgttaatgttgacattattatttttgaacttaaacattgatatggtggtgtattttggcaTTTTACTAGGTTATTCGTactaaaacattaatatatatggtggtgtattttgctatgttCCTTTACTATTAGCATAGTTGATAGTAGTGTATTATGATCTTATTTGCtgcatatgtatatatttttattttttattttcatgtgtATTTGTACGGACGAACCAAAGCGAACCCGAACCCATCCCAAAAAAATTTTGAACGAATTTGCGAACCGGAATctcaaaccaaaatccaaatccgAACTGGGACTGGCAACTTAGAATTTGGGTATAGATCTCttatattttttctaatatttgattttATGAATAGATTACCTAGATTATTGGGAAAGGTGTGGACACAAGAAATTTTAGTGGCAGCTCAGATCAGTGATCATGCTGAACATTTCAAAGAAATGGCATCCTACATTGAGGTTTATTGGGTCTCTTACAGAATTTTCAAACCTGGATGCAAGGAAGATATAGAATTGTCATATAACTTAGTAAGAAGATAGGCCAACGATATTTTTACGGTAGATAAAGACCACATTTTCATTCAGGCAGTAGAGCCACAAATATCTTGGGTATTGCAACTACCCTATGACGTTGATGATGCATTGGTACATGCTAATGCAAGGGCACTCTTGCCCCTCCCAAAGGACCCTCATGTAGAAGGATTTGACACTTGCAAGGAATTTATGGACAAACAAAGCAAATAGATGTTGGTGGAATATATGGAGAGCTTACAAGTTATCATTATCAGATTTTCCCTGGTAGAGGGAATTCTTAGGCATGTTACATTATGGGCCATTCTCTTACATCACAAGTACAACAATGAAATGGCCGAAATCCTTATCTGTAGGGGAGAGCATGATGCCTAATTGAAAGATGTTATTTGAAAATGGCTGTCAAAATTTGGTTTTGGTTGGTCTGAATATCTATCTCGTTATCTGTTCACTGAAGCAACATTGTGAAACTTTTGTGGGGTAGGTAATGCCAACCACTTGCATGAAGTTCATGCGTGTTTATTTTTGACTTTTGGATGATACAAATGAAATATATTTGACTGTATTATACTGCAGAGGATAATAGGTGTCATGGATAAATATAGCTCTTGcaatgatttgatattttgatctagatttttttttttgactcAGGCTATACATTGTGTCCTCAAACATAAAGTAATTGTTGCTTTAAGTGCTACCTCTTTTCTTGTTATTATGAGATGGGATTTAAGATTAAGATTATTTTGTCTAAACAACTTTTGATAGTATTGTTTTGTTTCCCGTGCAGGTGGATTTAGTGGAAATATTGGGCATGACCCTCATATTTTGCATACCTTGAGTGCTGTTCAAATATTGGCCCTACTTGACAAGTTAGATGTTATTGATGCAGACAAGACAGCAACTTGTATCCTTTTATTTACTTAGGAGCTTAGCATCAATTCATGATGTAATACTTTTGAGATACATTAGGAACACCAAGCAGAAATACCAAAAAATGCTGAGTTCTTTAAAAAAATTCATGAACTGTCTTCTAGTCTGTTTGGTAACCATGTTTGCAAATTTAATTCCGTTTTAAATTGTTAGTTTTATCCATTTAAGTTTTGAGCTTATAGAAACTTGTGGATCACAAGGATTTGGCCAAAATCAGGGTTTTTTTTTGGAAAGGGAAGAATGAAAAAGTCACTAACAAATGCCATATTTGGTCATGAGATAAACACAATAGGAATATAGTTTAAGTATTGTGGAGTCTGAAAGCATTAATTTGCCAAATTTGGTAGCAGTAGCTTAGATACAGgtcaaatatttttttgtaaaataaaatgCATCACTTTTCAAAGAAGGTTAATATATGCTGACTTAAAGTGAAAATTTTGACATTTGTGCCTTTGCAAAATCTGTCTCTGTCTGTCTGCCTGTCTGTTTATAAAATTCTTTTGTTCACAGATATAAATTGTGACTTGTTCTTGTTGGAAACCTCCCCAACTCTATTTTCTATCACATTACCTTTTTTTTTCATGTCCTACTACCCCATTTAGAAACATTGGTAAGGAATTTGTTTACCGCAAATCTTACTGTCAGATATCATGGGATTGCAACAGGAGGATGGATCCTTTGCAGGTGATGAATGGGGAGAAATTGACACACGGTGATTTTTTACATTGCCTTATCTCAAGTTAAATAAAATGCATCTGTGAAAGAGGTTAACTGATTATATTGTTGCTAAGTCCTTTTCACTGACATGTTTGTTGCTTCTAGGTTTTCTTACTGTGCAGTTTGTTGCTTGTCAATTTTACATCGACTAGATAAGATTGATGTTGGAAAGGCCAACCAATATGTTGCGAGTTGTAAAAATTTTGATGGTGCATTTGGGTGTACTCCTGGTGCAGAATCGCATGCAGGTCAAAGTAAGAAAATTCTCCTCGCACTAGATAATTTGTTAAGACCATTTCTTGTTTGATTTTATGGCTATGAGAAGAAATTAGTAATATGGAATCAAACCCATCTTTCCTCTCTATAATATTTATAGTTGAAAATCATGCATCTTGTAGTAAACCATCGACGTTTTTTTCATGCCACTTCTCCACAACAGATAATTTATTTCAACCACAATATTTCACAAGCTCAAAGTTTGTCTTGATTCTAAGaatatgtacatgataaaatgGTGGCAGCCCTTTAATTACTGCTATTCCCCCTTGTGCTGCAGTTTTCTGCTGTGTTGGTGCCCTTGCAATAACAGGTGCCCTAAGTCATGTGGATAGGGATCTTCTTGGATGGTGGCTCTGTGAACGGGAATTAAAAACTGGAGGTCTTAATGGGCGACCTGAGAAACTTGCAGATGTAAGGTTTCAGATGTTCAGTTTTTACTATCTGAGATCTATTTCAAGAATGTTGGAAAACTGATTACCAAATTTGTTCTTATAAAATAGAGTCTGAATTGTAATAGCATATGCTGATGTTCACATGTTATGTTTACACCATACAGGTGTGTTATTCTTGGTGGGTTTTATCAAGCTTGATCATGATTGATCGAGTACATTGGATAGACAAGGACAAACTCAAGAACTTCATCCTAGATTGTCAGGTTGATTTACATCATGTTCACATTAGAGTACGTGGGTATTGTTGTTTCTGAATTTACAATCTTATTTACAACCATGCGACTGAAGTGCAGGATAAGGAGAATGGGGGTATCTCAGATAGGCCAGATGATGCTGTGGATGTATTCCATACATTCTTTGGCATTGCAGGTACAAAGCCTTATATGACATTTCTGAGTAAATTTATGGACTACTTGTATAACATTTCTGAGTAAATCTTATGCATATGTAATATTTTGGAGCAAATCTTACCAATTGATGGTATCGGAAGCCCATGGGAAAAGGGACTTCCGATGTTTAtagttttaaatttaataatttatggtGGCTTTTCGTCAACTCATACAGGTCTGTCATTGTTGGAATATCCTGGACTAAAGCCAATAGATCCAGCATATGCTCTGCCTATTCATGTTGTCGACAGAATATTCTTTGGCAGGCCAcgtaaataatgaatattttacaGAGAAGATATTCCTCGTCATGGTGGTCAACAACCTTTTGGCTTTTCTCCAAAGTCTTTATTTGTAAAGCTTATCTACTTCCTCGGTAAACAGAGGATGGAACTCCTTCCCTAGTGACAGGCTGTTGAAAAGTCTTACCTATGCTAAAGAATATTTTGTGTGGACTATCATTGATTTCATTTGCAAGGAAGATATGCCCAATTGAAATTACAATCATGATGGATTATTTTGTTTGCTATGTCCAATACTCCTTATAACATTTGAGTGTATCCTTTTGTTTTCTAATTTGTGAATGTAGTCATAGACTAGACCCAGCTGGTGGGCCCACAGctaggggacctcatccccaacaGCTACATAACGTTAATAGGTGGTTTTGTTTGTCATTGGACTTTATGGAATTACCACAACAGTTATGCAAGTTTAGCTGGTCGTCTTAATGGGTTGTTTGTCATTGGACTTTATGGAATTACCACAACAGTTATGCAAGTTTAGCTGGTCGTCTTGCTATCCCCATTAAAGAAATATGAAAGGAAGAAGAGACAACACAATAGAAAAACAGCTGACAATGACTAGAATAATTGGAATTGGCCAAAACAAGCTCACAATGGATGACTAAGCCCATTCAAGTATGGGTGCTAGAGAGAAAGTACCTAAATTGTGTTGGATGCAAGTGAAGAAGGAACATGTAAAGTATAATGGAGGTCATTATCTAATCTTATATGCAGTTAAACTAGAGCttctattagaataatatctttctctttgtgttattaatggtcatttaagttgtttctaatttcacctctagttaacgattgtttcttttagaaacatcgtctttgtaactctatttaaaggagctttgtctctttgattaattgaacaacattgattctttgaaatccatatgcttttgcatctgtattatggtattagagccttggttattttcgaaataatttttcaattaaaaattcgtcatgaatttttaacagtttttttgaaaaatttatttgtttattcGAAATTGCTACTAGGGTTTTCTCGCTATTTTCTGCCCTCTCCCGCGACCTGTCTCTCCTGCATTTTGCGCAACCATGTGACTTTCCCACCTGCAGAttttttttctgccatttttggacggaaatttgcattttcggctagggttttgaccctccagattcagtcgatttttttttttgagtacagattcgtggtgggtttttcaagaTCTCAACGAGGTCGTCGTCAGAATTTTCTGGGTGCTTCGATTTttgtgcctcgattttcgagccagCGGATCCAGATTTCGATAGCAGATTCTTTCTGGATTTTTTgcaaggatttctgggttgtcttcggatttttCTAGGTCAGTCGGATTTTTTTCGAAATCCGTGCAATCCGTACTTCATTTTTTTGAAGTCTGTACTTGCATCTGCCTCTGTTTTTGCATTGGGATTCGAATTTTTTGAATTCCGTGGCAGCGCCTCTTCTCAATTTTTCGTTTTCCTGGGAAACAtgcaagatggcgtcattgaccaacttgatgttggaaggcagtcaggttttgtgcacttagcatcttctcagTACCTCGTTTTTTCGTGCCTCGAAAAGCGTGAAGATGGCTTATATGGGCATCaatgtttgtttcggtttttaatatttttttacctaaaaaaaattctgctgggttttaatatttttttcccttgaaaaaatctgtgggtttttataattttgtcctaaaaaattatctgtgggtttttaaatattttttgtccctgtaaaaaaaaaaaatcatgagggtttatgattttttcctcaaaaattgtactttgctgcAGTCTGTTTTTAGTTGCACCtggagttgttgtgcgaacatctgcactagtctcttatttgcagtctattttcgggcatcttgctcatctgcaatagtttggagggtttgccgattttttcctcaaaatcgtgacagctattcttggtgtgtctctggttacagggagggacagttctccagcatcaggttggacggttggtgttgttttgggtatctccagaagttTTGCAATTTCTgggagggttggtggcagactcatctcaagtggcagagttagtggcaggctcttgtcttctGTTGTAGCATGTTTTAAGAAGGGGGCAActttctctgttatttctcttggtagttagaacgatgaccattaagggagggtattagaataatatctttctctttgtgttattaatagtcatttaagttgtttctaa contains the following coding sequences:
- the LOC131055418 gene encoding geranylgeranyl transferase type-2 subunit beta 1 isoform X3 translates to MVVLPWRNIPAPTTPCHQSFVTSGFSGNIGHDPHILHTLSAVQILALLDKLDVIDADKTATYIMGLQQEDGSFAGDEWGEIDTRFSYCAVCCLSILHRLDKIDVGKANQYVASCKNFDGAFGCTPGAESHAGQIFCCVGALAITGALSHVDRDLLGWWLCERELKTGGLNGRPEKLADVCYSWWVLSSLIMIDRVHWIDKDKLKNFILDCQDKENGGISDRPDDAVDVFHTFFGIAGLSLLEYPGLKPIDPAYALPIHVVDRIFFGRPRK
- the LOC131055418 gene encoding geranylgeranyl transferase type-2 subunit beta 1 isoform X2, with product MGDLEIDKHARYINSLEKKKDFSSMVMEHLRMGGAYWGLTSLDLMGKIEDVDQEAVVSWVLQCQHDCGGFSGNIGHDPHILHTLSAVQILALLDKLDVIDADKTATYIMGLQQEDGSFAGDEWGEIDTRFSYCAVCCLSILHRLDKIDVGKANQYVASCKNFDGAFGCTPGAESHAGQIFCCVGALAITGALSHVDRDLLGWWLCERELKTGGLNGRPEKLADVCYSWWVLSSLIMIDRVHWIDKDKLKNFILDCQDKENGGISDRPDDAVDVFHTFFGIAGEMRSTIIGVPSYENT
- the LOC131055418 gene encoding geranylgeranyl transferase type-2 subunit beta 1 isoform X1, which produces MGDLEIDKHARYINSLEKKKDFSSMVMEHLRMGGAYWGLTSLDLMGKIEDVDQEAVVSWVLQCQHDCGGFSGNIGHDPHILHTLSAVQILALLDKLDVIDADKTATYIMGLQQEDGSFAGDEWGEIDTRFSYCAVCCLSILHRLDKIDVGKANQYVASCKNFDGAFGCTPGAESHAGQIFCCVGALAITGALSHVDRDLLGWWLCERELKTGGLNGRPEKLADVCYSWWVLSSLIMIDRVHWIDKDKLKNFILDCQDKENGGISDRPDDAVDVFHTFFGIAGLSLLEYPGLKPIDPAYALPIHVVDRIFFGRPRK